The following DNA comes from Buttiauxella agrestis.
GCAGTATTTCTCAAACGTTCGCTGAAAACGGCTCTGGCTATCGCACCGCTGATTCTGGCATTGAGCGCAATCACGCTGGTCTTGTGGGGTTCGGATAAAATTGTCGCTTCCGCTATCGCCATTATCTGGGGCTTCGCCTTTGCTCTGATTCCAGTTGGATGGTCAACATGGATCACCCGCTCACTTTCGGATCAGGCAGAAAAAGCAGGGTCGATTCAGGTCGCTGTCATTCAACTGGCAAATACCTGTGGCGCCGCGATTGGCGGCCTGGCGTTGGATAATCTCGGCCTGCTTTCGCCGTTGGTATTGTCAGGCAGTTTAATGTTGTTAACAGCATTGTTAGTCGCCACGAAAGTGCGCGTGAAGTAAGTGTTTCGGGTGGCGCATTGCCACCCTGAAAATCGCATTATCCCCGCCAGAAAGGTTTGTCCCCTAAAATCGTCGCACGATGCATAATGCGGCGAGCCGGAAGATAATCGGCGTTCGCGTAATGCTGCGTGACGCGGTTATCCCAGATGGCAATATCATTTTCCTGCCAGCGCCAGCGCACCTGGAACTCGGGTTTTGTAATATGCGCGAACAGGAATGAGAGCAACGCGTCACTCTCTTTTTGTGAGAGATCGACAATCCGCGTTGTGAATCCTTCATTCACAAACAACGCCTGCTTGCCGCTTACCGGATGTGTTCGAATCACCGGATGCAGTAGCGGAGGATTTTTGACCACGGCTTCGCGCCAGCGCTGGTGTTCTTCTTCACTGCTCAGATACTTATATTCCTGGAACGATTTCCTGAAATCATGCTCTGCTCGCAGCCCGGACAATAAGCGCTTGAACGGTTCCGATAGTGCCTCATACGCAGCAATGCCACTGGTCCACAATGTATCACCACCAAATTCTGGCAACTGCTTTGCCGCCAGAATCGCACCGGCTGGCGGCGTTTCGATGAACGTCACGTCAGTGTGCCAGTTGTCATTGTCCGGCGGGTTATCGTTGTGCGTATCCAGCACGATAATCTCCTCCACGCCTTCCGCATGTGGATAAACCGGGTGGATGTGCAGATCGCCAAAGCGCTGCGCCAGTGTACGCTGCTGGGCTGGCGTAATCAGCTGGTCGCGCAGAAACAACACCTGATGGCGGATTAGCGCATGATAAATCTGTTCAAACTGGTTATCGGTCAAACCGCGGCTCAGCGTGACACCGCTCACCTGCGCGCCAATGTATGGCCCCAACGGCAAAACATTCACTTTTTCACTCATTGCCCTTCTCCATGCCATGGGGTTAAACGGCGCTGCAAGGCGCGTAAACCCAGCTCTAAACAAAATGCGATAACTGCAATCACGCCGATGCCTGCAATCACTACATCAGTTGCCAGGAATTCACCGGCGGACTGAACCATAAAACCTAATCCTCGTGTGGCAGCGATAAGCTCCGCCGCGACCAGGGTTGACCAGCCAACGCCAAGCCCGATACGAAAACCGGTCAGGATTTCCGGCAGCGCGCCGGGCAAAATCACATGCCAGACCACCTGAAGGCGTGATGCGCCTAGTGCTTCAGCTGCCCGAACGCGTACCTGTTTTACACTGCGCACGCCAGCCATCGTCGACATCGCAACCGGCGCGAATATCGCCAGGTAAATCAGCAAGATTTTCGATGTCTCCCCGATGCCAAACCAAATCACCATCAGCGGCAGATAAGCCAGTGGTGGCACCGGGCGATATAACTCAATTAACGGGTCGAGAATGCCGCGCACCGTTGGGCTAAGCCCCATCGCAATACCCACAGGGATGCCAATCAACACAGCCGCCAGCAACGCGGTAAGAAT
Coding sequences within:
- the tauC gene encoding taurine ABC transporter permease TauC; the encoded protein is MSIVIQDKARRTRLALRWPFSRQLTLSLATLTAIILLWWWIAAEQWISPLFLPPLGQVLTKLISIAGPQGFMDATLWQHLAASLLRILTALLAAVLIGIPVGIAMGLSPTVRGILDPLIELYRPVPPLAYLPLMVIWFGIGETSKILLIYLAIFAPVAMSTMAGVRSVKQVRVRAAEALGASRLQVVWHVILPGALPEILTGFRIGLGVGWSTLVAAELIAATRGLGFMVQSAGEFLATDVVIAGIGVIAVIAFCLELGLRALQRRLTPWHGEGQ
- the tauD gene encoding taurine dioxygenase, yielding MSEKVNVLPLGPYIGAQVSGVTLSRGLTDNQFEQIYHALIRHQVLFLRDQLITPAQQRTLAQRFGDLHIHPVYPHAEGVEEIIVLDTHNDNPPDNDNWHTDVTFIETPPAGAILAAKQLPEFGGDTLWTSGIAAYEALSEPFKRLLSGLRAEHDFRKSFQEYKYLSSEEEHQRWREAVVKNPPLLHPVIRTHPVSGKQALFVNEGFTTRIVDLSQKESDALLSFLFAHITKPEFQVRWRWQENDIAIWDNRVTQHYANADYLPARRIMHRATILGDKPFWRG